In the genome of Coturnix japonica isolate 7356 chromosome 19, Coturnix japonica 2.1, whole genome shotgun sequence, one region contains:
- the BUD23 gene encoding probable 18S rRNA (guanine-N(7))-methyltransferase isoform X1, with protein sequence MAGSGRRPEHRGPPELFYDETEARKYTQNSRVAEIQAQMAARAVELLALPEGRPCLLLDVGCGSGLSGEHISDEGHCWVGLDISRAMLDVAVEREVEGDLLLADMGHGVPFRPGSFDGCISISAVQWLCNADKKSHSPPKRLYRFFSTLYTALARGSRAVLQLYPENSEQLELITAQAMRAGFTGGMVVDYPNSAKAKKFFLCLFVGASGTLPKGLGTECADGEEIHQAKFTNERMRFRNAKGKSVKKSRDWILEKKERRRRQGKEVRADTKYTGRKRRPQF encoded by the exons ATGGCGGGCAGCGGGCGGCGGCCGGAGCATCGCGGGCCCCCAGAGCTG TTCTACGATGAGACGGAGGCGCGGAAGTACACTCAGAA CTCCCGCGTGGCCGAGATCCAGGCGCAGATGGCGGCGCGGGCCGTGGAGCTGCTGGCGCTGCCCGAGGGGCGGCCGTGCCTCCTGCTGGACGTGGG CTGCGGCTCCGGGCTGAGCGGGGAGCACATCTCCGACGAGGGGCACTGCTGGGTCGGGCTGGACATCAGCCGCGCCATGTTGG ATGTGGCTGTGGAGAGGGAGGTGGAAGGAGACCTGCTCCTCGCAGATATGGGCCATGGCGTCCCCTTTAGGCCCGGATCGTTTGATGGCTGCATCAG tatttctgcagtgcagtggCTTTGTAATGCTGACAAGAAGTCACACAGTCCTCCAAAACGCCTTTATCGGTTCTTTTCAACTCTTTATACTGCCTTG GCCCGAGGATCccgagctgtgctgcagctgtaccCTGAGAACTCAGAACAG CTGGAGCTCATCACAGCCCAAGCCATGAGAGCTGGCTTTACTGGTGGAATGGTCGTAGACTACCCCAACAGTGCCAAAGCCAAAAA GttcttcctctgtctctttGTTGGGGCATCTGGCACGTTACCAAAG ggcCTCGGTACTGAGTGTGCTGATGGAGAAGAGATACATCAGGCAAAATTCACCAATGAGAG GATGCGATTCAGAAATGCCAAGGGCAAGTCTGTGAAGAAAAGCCGGGACTGGATTCTTGAGAAGAAAGAACGCAGGCGACGACAGGGCAA GGAAGTGCGGGCAGATACAAAATACACAGGTCGGAAGCGCCGCCCTCAGTTCTGA
- the LOC107322599 gene encoding fibrinogen-like protein 1-like protein, which yields MATQYLCLLIFTSLLALAAPLAFDIKNLHLLNGTMDEIMNIHPEPVQPDEGDPHIRQVRDVAPRPPAVHGWPKDCSELPPGSHSGVYIIQPKGLHQLVVYCEMNTTSGGWTVIQRNQRDTPVTWAESWSTYKYGFGNVRSEYWLGTEYIHQIAKQKVYQVRFVISDNANNIKFADYNLFSVEDEAHGYRLRLGSYSGTAGDAMTSDNPSTMHDNMKFSTKDRDQDNYSRNCAYSYEGGWWFSSCYSVRLNFKGGMTWGSLCKGDCKSSLILIKPALYC from the exons ATGG ctACCCAGTACCTTTGTCTCCTGATTTTTACCTCCCTGCTGGCCTTGGCAGCACCTCTTGCCTTTGACATAAAAAACTTGCATCTCTTAAATGGAACAATGGATGAGATTATGAATATTCACCCAGAGCCCGTCCAACCTG ATGAGGGGGACCCCCACATTCGACAGGTGAGAGACGTTGCCCCACGCCCACCAGCAGTTCATG GTTGGCCCAAGGACTGCAGTGAGCTCCCTCCTGGCAGCCACAGCGGGGTCTACATCATCCAGCCAAAGGGCCTCCACCAGCTCGTGGTGTACTGTGAGATGAATACCACCAGCGGGGGCTGGACGGTCATCCAGAGGAACCAGAGGGACACACCTGTCACCTGGGCCGAGTCCTGGAGCACCTACAAGTACGGCTTTGGGAACGTGCGCAGCGAATACTGGCTGGGCACCGAGTACATTCACCAGATCGCCAAGCAGAAGGTCTACCAGGTCAGATTCGTCATCTCGGACAACGCAAACAATATCAAGTTTGCAGACTACAACCTCTTCAGCGTGGAGGATGAGGCCCATGGGTACCGGCTGCGGCTGGGCTCCTACAGTGGGACAGCGGGGGATGCCATGACTTCAGACAATCCCAGCACTATGCATGACAACATGAAGTTCTCCACAAAAGATCGGGATCAGGACAACTACAGTAGGAACTGCGCCTACAGCTATGAGGGCGGGTGGTGGTTTTCGTCTTGTTATTCCGTGCGGCTGAATTTCAAGGGTGGCATGACGTGGGGCAGCCTGTGCAAAGGGGACTGCAAATCCTCCCTCATCCTCATCAAACCAGCTCTGTACTGTTAG
- the VPS37D gene encoding vacuolar protein sorting-associated protein 37D, translating into MARPPAPPGAPRCFGALSTGQLRALLQDEPRLQRAVRLSKKFQALQREREERLAANSALARDNLALRPRLEDGKAALAIKYQELREVREACRAKLRRLETYLEECGPQRALDRLRAALDASEAEAEEQMQRFLAHEVPLDVFLESFCRSRARFHVSRTQLEKLQELLQRGRDSAEEPQGLNPASGHGAASPKALQLRCGFVPAVLVPAAAVVPFAVPPKHRLPALGQPPPAPQAAPLSPRPIRRREPEPLQP; encoded by the exons ATGGCCCGGCCCCCGGCGCCTCCCGGGGCCCCGCGCTGCTTCGGGGCGCTGAGCACGGGGCAGCTGCGGGCGCTGCTGCAGGACGAGCCCCGGCTGCAGCGCGCCGTCCGCCTTAGCAAGAAG TTCCAGGCGCTGCAGCGGGAGCGGGAGGAGCGGCTGGCGGCCAACAGCGCGCTGGCCCGGGACAACCTGGCGCTGCGGCCGCGGCTGGAGGACGGGAAGGCGGCCCTGGCCATCAAATACCAGGAGCTGCGCGAGGTGCGCGAGGCGTGCCGGGCCAAGCTGCGGCGCCTGG AGACGTACCTGGAGGAGTGCGGCCCGCAGCGTGCCCTGGACCGGCTCCGAGCCGCGCTGGACGCGTCCGAAGCGGAGGCGGAG GAGCAGATGCAGCGGTTCCTGGCGCACGAGGTGCCCCTCGATGTCTTCCTCGAGTCCTTCTGCCGGAGCCGCGCGCGCTTCCACGTGTCTCGGACgcagctggagaagctgcaggagctgctgcagaggggcCGAGACTCTGCGGAGGAGCCCCAGGGGCTCAACCCGGCGTCGGGCCACGGCGCGGCCTCTCccaaagccctgcagctgcGCTGCGGCTTCGTGCCCGCCGTCCTCGTCCCCGCGGCGGCCGTTGTACCCTTCGCCGTGCCGCCCAAGCACCGTCTCCCGGCCCTGGGAcagccgccccccgccccgcaaGCGGCACCGCTCAGCCCCCGGCCCATCCGCCGCCGGGAGCCGGAGCCGCTGCAGCCGTAG
- the DNAJC30 gene encoding dnaJ homolog subfamily C member 30, mitochondrial, with product MGRLALGLRRLLLPGPGLGAAPRCGGSSGSGEAPRRTLYEVLGVPPTATAAQIKAAYYQQSFRFHPDRNAGSAAAAERFAAVSEAYRVLGSAALRRKYDRGALSRDELSGAPRPSGRDPAPPPPARAPAARGHSATPPFDFDAFYRAHYGAQLQRERALRERRERLRLFREEAAAQGRLRLLTELTAGLLVVLGFAMLYGFK from the coding sequence ATGGGTCGGTTGGCGCTGGGCCTGCGGCGCCTCCTGCTCCCGGGACCGGGGCTGGGCGCGGCCCCGCGCTGCGGCGGCAGCTCCGGGAGCGGCGAGGCCCCGCGCCGCACGCTGTACGAGGTGCTGGGCGTCCCGCCCACCGCCACGGCGGCGCAGATCAAGGCGGCGTATTACCAGCAGTCCTTCCGCTTCCACCCGGACCGCAACGCGGGCAGCGCGGCCGCCGCGGAGCGATTCGCCGCCGTGAGCGAGGCCTACCGCGTGCTGGGCAGCGCCGCGCTGCGCCGCAAGTACGACCGGGGCGCCCTGAGCCGCGACGAGCTGAGCGGCGCCCCCCGACCTTCGGGCCGCGATcccgcgccgccgccccccgcccgcgCGCCCGCCGCACGCGGTCACAGCGCGACGCCGCCCTTCGACTTCGACGCGTTCTACCGCGCGCACTACGGGGCGCAGCTGCAGCGGGAGCGGGCGCTGCGGGAGCGGCGGGAGCGGCTGCGCCTGTTCCGGGAGGAGGCCGCGGCCCAGGGACGACTGCGGCTCCTGACGGAGCTCACGGCCGGGCTGCTCGTCGTTCTGGGCTTCGCGATGCTCTACGGCTTCAAGTAG
- the BUD23 gene encoding probable 18S rRNA (guanine-N(7))-methyltransferase isoform X2 — translation MAARAVELLALPEGRPCLLLDVGCGSGLSGEHISDEGHCWVGLDISRAMLDVAVEREVEGDLLLADMGHGVPFRPGSFDGCISISAVQWLCNADKKSHSPPKRLYRFFSTLYTALARGSRAVLQLYPENSEQLELITAQAMRAGFTGGMVVDYPNSAKAKKFFLCLFVGASGTLPKGLGTECADGEEIHQAKFTNERMRFRNAKGKSVKKSRDWILEKKERRRRQGKEVRADTKYTGRKRRPQF, via the exons ATGGCGGCGCGGGCCGTGGAGCTGCTGGCGCTGCCCGAGGGGCGGCCGTGCCTCCTGCTGGACGTGGG CTGCGGCTCCGGGCTGAGCGGGGAGCACATCTCCGACGAGGGGCACTGCTGGGTCGGGCTGGACATCAGCCGCGCCATGTTGG ATGTGGCTGTGGAGAGGGAGGTGGAAGGAGACCTGCTCCTCGCAGATATGGGCCATGGCGTCCCCTTTAGGCCCGGATCGTTTGATGGCTGCATCAG tatttctgcagtgcagtggCTTTGTAATGCTGACAAGAAGTCACACAGTCCTCCAAAACGCCTTTATCGGTTCTTTTCAACTCTTTATACTGCCTTG GCCCGAGGATCccgagctgtgctgcagctgtaccCTGAGAACTCAGAACAG CTGGAGCTCATCACAGCCCAAGCCATGAGAGCTGGCTTTACTGGTGGAATGGTCGTAGACTACCCCAACAGTGCCAAAGCCAAAAA GttcttcctctgtctctttGTTGGGGCATCTGGCACGTTACCAAAG ggcCTCGGTACTGAGTGTGCTGATGGAGAAGAGATACATCAGGCAAAATTCACCAATGAGAG GATGCGATTCAGAAATGCCAAGGGCAAGTCTGTGAAGAAAAGCCGGGACTGGATTCTTGAGAAGAAAGAACGCAGGCGACGACAGGGCAA GGAAGTGCGGGCAGATACAAAATACACAGGTCGGAAGCGCCGCCCTCAGTTCTGA